The nucleotide sequence AAAGGACCGTCTCCCTCATCATGATCAATGGTCCCCTCGGCGAGGCCTACAAAGTTGGATACCGTTAAAGGTGCTTTCTGATATTCAAGCTCCAGATAGATGTTTCCCTTGTTCGTTTTGATAGCAGCATAGAGCCCGTCGTTGAGCTTTGGCTGAGCGTTGCAGCTGGTCATGAAAAAAACTCCTAATAACAGGTTGATTATTATACCTGCCGGGGTCTTGAAAAGACTCTGTTTCCCGGCGGCGAAATGGTTTCCTGTGTAATTTGTCATAGCACAGTATGCTACCATGGACGGGACGAGGGAACAAGCGGGATATCCCGGAAGATCAGGCTTCCTGTGTCCAGCGTTCCAGCGCCTCTTTCAGTTCTACGGCTGTTACGGGTTTGCTGAGGTAGTCGTCCATGCCGACGGACAGGAACCTTTCCCGATCTCCAGGCATGGCGTGGCCGGTAAGGGCGATAATCGGGACATGCCGGTCCGCGGGCTCTTCTGAGCGTATGCGGATGGTGGCTTCGAGTCCGTCAACCCCCGGCATCTGGCAGTCCATGAATATTGCGTCAAAGCTGTTGGCGCTCCAGATCCTGTGGGCCTGATCTCCGTCGCTGGCTATTGTAACGGTGCAACCAAGGCGTTGAAAAATCCTTGAGAGAACATCCTGGTTTATCTGGTTGTCCTCGGCAATCAGGATCCTGCGGATTTCAGCGTTATTGGCGGTTTCCCGGAAACTGGATCTGGTCTGGGGTTTTCTCTGGCCGGCCAGCCATTCAGTAATCCTTTCGAGGTCAAAAGGCGGTTTTGTTATCAGCATATTATCAAGATCGAGGTGCCCATATTCCAGATTACTTCGTATGTCGGCGATTACAGCGATCATTCCAGCCTGGACAAGATCGTTCCGCAGGGTTGCAAGTTCGACTGCAGGCAGGTCGGTCAGCAGGACAGGCCACGAGCCAGGGTCAGGTCTGTTTTGATTCAGGATCACTGGGGTGCCGTTCCACCCCCGTACATACGAACAGTAGACTTCTGCAGCGTGCCGGCTTTTGCAGAGAACACCGACGGTTGCTTTTTCCATGTCGATGAGATTCCGAAAAACCGGGCTTTCCGGTTCACGTTCCATGGGAATGCTGAATGAAAAGTTTGAGCCCTCTCCCTCACGGCTTTGCACGCCCAAGGAACCGCCCATAACCTCAATAAGTGAACGGCTGATCGGCAGTCCGAGCCCCGCCCCGCCGTAACGCCTGGTGGTGGAAGCGTCCACCTGGCTGAATTTCTCGAAAATCAAGTCGTGTTTATCTTCCGGAATTCCAATACCTGTGTCGATTACGCTGAAGCGGATGCCATACGGTATACGGGCAGAACACTCGGCTTCTACCTTAACCAGTATATATCCGTCGGGAGTAAACTTGACTGCGTTGCCGACAAGGTTATACAGAATCTGCTTCAGGCGGTCGTTATCGGCGCGGTATTCCAGAGGGAGATCCGGGTCAAAGTAGAGGAGAAGCTGAAGTCCGGCACTCTCCGCTGCCGGCAGCAGGGTTTCGCAGACACTGCGGACCAGGGTGTAGAGGTTTATAGGGGATTTATCTATGCTGATCAGCTTTCCCGCTTCGATCCTGGAAAGGTCCAGAATGTCGTTGATAATAGCCAGCAGTGAGTCGCTGGAAATCCTGACCGTATGGGCGAACTCCGCCTGCTCACTGGTCATTTCGGTTTCGATGAGCAGGTCTGTCATGCCGATTATTCCATTAAGGGGGGTCCTGAGTTCGTGGCTGATATTGGCAAGGAACTCGGATTTTGTCCGGTTTGCCTTTTCCGCCTCTTCTTTGGCTCGAACCAGGTCCTCGGCAGCCGTATGGTCGTGGTGAATGTCCAGCAGAAGTCCGTGAACCTTCGGGCCTCCGGGATTTGACAGATCCGGGGATGTTGACAGCATAAACCAGCGTGGATTCTCTTCTGCTGTTCCGATCATCTTCAGGGGAATATCCATTGCCCGCGGAATGCCTGTTGCCTGGGTTTCTCCGGCGAGTCTGATAAGCTGATTCCAGTGTTCCCCCAGCAGAGAGCGCAGTGCGGCATCCGGCTCCTGGTGCATCCGGGCAATCAGAACCGGCAGTGGCCCGATGTTTGTAACTTCTGCACCTGTGCTTGTGCTTATTTCCAGTTCGAAGGCAATCCCCGGCAGGGGATTCTGGTCTTCAGCTGTCCCGCTGGCAGGAGTGTTCTGTTCTGTCTGGTGCGTCGGGCCCGGTATGTCCATATCCGGTACTAAGGATAGGCGGACCCGACTCTTCCGGTCAAGCAGCTTTTAGCGTTTATCGATAATCCGCGCCATAACTACTCCTTCTATTCCTTTTAATTTTGTCAAAAGAGTATCCGTACCTGCGGCTTCCACATCGATGATGTTATAGGCATAGCCGTCTTTGTGGCGGTTAATCATCTCAGAGATGTTCATGGACTCCTCCGCGAGAATGGTTGTAATCTGCCCGACCATATTGGGTATGTTCTTGTTGGCTATAATGATGCGGGTGTCGGTAGTTAAGGGCATGGAGCAGTCGGGGAAGTTGACCGAGTTCGTAATGTTTCCGGTCTCAAGAAAGGTAATAAGCTGCCGGCTCGCCATTACTGCGCAGTTTTCTTCGGCTTCCGGGGTTGAAGCCCCAAGATGGGGAATAGGGATTACGTTTTCCACCTGCAAAAGGGAATCATCGGGAAAGTCGGTAACGTAACGGTCTACAATACCGGCCTGTATAGCCTCAAGCATATCTGCGTTATTCACCAGGCCTCCGCGGGAGAAGTTCAGGATTTTTACTCCCTTCTTCATTCGTGCAAAGCGCTCTGTGTTCAGGATGCCCCGGGTCTGGTTATTTAAAGGGATGTGAATGGTGATATAATCGGATTCGGAGACCAAGGCTTCCAGGGTTTCTGCCTTTTTAATGCTGGGAGACAATCCCCAGGCGGCCTCCACGGAGATAAAGGGATCGTATCCGGAGACTATCATCCCCAGGCGCTCTGCATCGTTGGCAACATCCACGCCTATGGCTCCCAGACCGATTACTCCCAGCTTTTTGCCACGGATCTCGTTCCCGGTAAACTCCTTTTTTCCTTTTTCTATCAGGGCGGGGATTTCATCCCCCTTTCCGGCGAGACTCTTGACCCACTGCATGCCGCGAAAGATTTTTCGGGAGGCGAGAAACATACCGGTCAGGGTAAGCTCCTTTACGGAATTAGCGTTGGCACCCGGGGTGTTGAAAACCGCGATTCCCCGTTCTGAGCAGACCTTTACCGGAATATTGTTGGTTCCCGCGCCCGCCCGGGCTATTGCCTTTACCGTATCGGGAATCGCTAAAGAATGCATGTCCTGGCTTCTGACAATAATAGCGTCGGGGTGGCCTATCTCGGAGGCAACCTCGTATTCATCTCTGGAAAAGAGGTCCAGACCTTTTGCGGAAATCTTGTTGAGGGTCAAAATCTTGTACATGGTTCTACTCCTGTTTGTTATTGCCTGCACCCTTTGTCAGGGCTGCCAGTATACGTAATTCATCGAGCACCGAAACATGGCGCAGAGTAACGGTCTCCGGCACAGAAACCGGAACGGTAAAATTTACAATGCCCCGAACTCCGCCGTCCGTCAGGCGGTCGGCTACTATCTGGGCCTGATCCGGGGGAACGGTGATAATCCCCAGGTCTATCCTTTGTGCTGCCACATATTCGGCAATCCGGTATGATGGCAGGAGGGGCACTGGAAACGAGAGCAGTTCCAGTTTGTTGGTGTCCCTGTCGAAGCCTGCGCATATTTCTATGCCCGCGGCGATAAAACCGGGATACTGCAGTATTGCCTGCCCAAGCCTGCCCAGGCCGACAATGCAGGCTCTGCGGGGTTCTTCCAGACTAAGATATCCGGCAATTGCCTGTTTGAGCTTCGCCGGGTCGTACCCTCCGTTAGACATTATCTCCGCTTTCATGTGGGCAATGTCCTTGCGCACTGTTTCTGCAGTCTGGCCGATGGCGCGGCCCAGCTCCCGGGAAGAGACCCGGCTCTGTTGCTTCTCTGTAAGATTGTCCAGCAGCCCGTATATGGCGCATAGCCGCTCCAGGCTTGGCAGCGGCGGAGTCTGTCTCATCAACTCCTCTCTAAAGTCTGTGAAATATTTCACAGAAACATGGCGCTCATCCTAGGGTTTTTTGTATTTTTCGTCAAGGGGGATGGAATGGGTGTGTGACAAATTGACGGGACTGAATGCTTTAGCTACATTTAGACAAAGCAAATCGTCCTGCCAATGGCGCTCGATACGACCGATAGAGGATATTATACGTAATGCTGAAGGAATTTCGTACTCTGTTTCCATACTACAAGACCTATGCCGGGCGCTATGCCATGGGCTTTCTCTTTTTGTTTATAACCGACGCGGGACAACTCTATCTTCCCCAATTGATTCGTTTGGTGATCGACCATATTTCGGCGGGTGCAGTTGACCTCCCCTGGGTCGGAATGATGGTCCTTGCAATGATCGGGGTCGCTTTTCTTGTTGCCCTTGGACGATTCGGCTGGCGCTACTATATTCACGGGGCTTCCCGAAAGATTGAAAAGAGACTCCGTTCCCGTCTTTTCGGGCACCTGCTGACCCTCTCCCCCTCGTTTTACGGACGAAGTTCAACGGGAGACCTGATGGCCCGGGCCACTGGCGATATGCACCATGTTCGGATGGCCTCGGGAATGGGATTTGTGGCCCTCTTTGACGGTCTGTTTATGACGCTGTTCATTATCACGATTATCGTGATTCAGTTCCCCCAGCTGGCCCTGATCGTTCTTGCCCCTTTTCCGTTGATTACCCTGCAGGTCCTGGGGATGGGCCGCTTTCTGGGACGTCTTTTCAAGGCCGTACAGGAGGGTTACGCCGCCTTGAGCAGCCATGTGCAGGAAGCCTTGAGCGGGATACTGGTATTAAAAGCCTTTGTACGGGAGGATTCAAACCTTAAAGTGTTCTCGGGCAGGAATGAGGACTATAAGCGCAGGAACCTGGCCCTGGTAAGATTGTGGGGCTTTGCCTTTCCGATGATCTCTTTCCTTGGCGGAGTAGTGACCCTTTTGCTGCTGCGTTTCGGCGGAATGTCGGTGCTTGAGGGGGGCATGAGTGCCGGAGATTTTGTGGCCGCCATGAGCTACCTGGGAATGCTCATCTGGCCCATGCTGGGTATGGGCTTCACCGTGAATATGCTGGAGCGGGGAGGGGCCGCCCTGGCGCGGATTAACGCTGTTCTGCGGGAAGAGCCGGAGATCCGTTCTCCTGTGAACGGCTTGTGCTGTCCCCGGGAAGGAGCCATCGAGGTCCGGAACCTCAGCTTCACGTATCCTGGTTCCGCTGTTCCCTCTCTGCGGGATGTCTCCTTTACAGTTGAGGCTGGTCAGACCCTGGGAATCCTGGGGCGCACGGGAGCGGGAAAGAGCACCCTGATACGGCTGTTGCCCCGGCTGCTGGATACCCCGCCTGGAACGGTATTTATTGCCGGCAGGGACGTGCGGGACTATGAGCTTTCCAGTTTAAGGAGCGCCTTTGGTGTCGTTCCCCAGGAGACTTTTCTCTTTTCAGCCGTCTTAAGTGATAATATCGCCTTCGGTATCGACGATGCTCCCCGGGAGGCGATAGAGGCGGCAGCGGAGGCTTCCACGATAAGCAGGGATGTACGGCTTTTTCCCAAGGGCTATGAAACCGAGGTAGGAGAGAGGGGTATAACCCTCTCCGGGGGACAGAAGCAGCGTATTGCCATCTCCCGTGCCCTTATAACTCAGCCTGAGATCCTGATATTCGACGATGCCCTGGCGGCAGTGGATACCTCTACCGAAGAGAGCATTCTGGACGGGTTCATTGAGCTTCGCAAGGGAAAAACCAATATTCTGATATCCCACAGGGTCTCTACCCTGAAGTTTGCCGACTATATTGTCGTGCTGGATGAAGGGGCTATTGTGCAGTCCGGTACTCACGAAGAGCTGATCGGTCAGGAAGGTTTCTATGCAGAAATCGCGAACCTGCAGCGACTGGAAGAGGAGGAGTCGGCGTGAGCGGCGAAAGCGAGCACATGAAGAGCTTCGACTGGAAGATCGTGCGCCGTTTGGCGGGATACCTGAGGCCCTATAAAGTCCTTGCCCTTATTGCTGTGATTGCCCTTATGGCTGCAACTGTGGCGGAACTTGCAGGACCGGTTATCCTGCAGCGGACAATCGACCGGCACATTATGGGGTATTACCTGCGCTACAGTCCCCAAAACGATACCGGCCTGGAAGGTGTGGGCATCAAAGCTCTTCTTGATAATCCCGCGGTAGTGCCCGGTGAAGACGGCGTTTTCTATCTGCCCCAGGATGTTGCCTCTTCCATTTCCGGACAGGAAAAACACCGCCTTCTGGAAGCGGAAGCACTGGAGGAACGGGGCTGGTTTCTCGTTCAGCCCGACAATTATTCTGCGGGTGAATGGTCCCGGGTTCAGGCCTTGCTGGACCCCAGGCATGGCGAGGTCCTGCGGGAAGGGGAGGCCTACGCCTTTGGCCGGGACCTGCTGGATTCTTTCGAGACGGGTGAGCGCAGGCTGCTGCGGCGCTCGGACAGACTCGGAATCGCACATAACGCCTGGATCTATCTGGCCCTGCTGGCGGGCAACCTGGTTTTTACTTTTCTGCAGATCTATATTATGGCCGCCCTGGGGCAGAACGTTATGCGGGATCTGCGGCTTTCGCTGCTGGGTCACCTGCTGCGGCAGGCTCTGGCCTATCTGCAGCGGACTCCGGTGGGAAGCCTGGTTTCCCGTCTCACCAGCGACGTGGATACCATCAACGAGCTTTTTGCGACTGTGGCTATCTCGTTTATCAAGAACTTCAGCCTCATGATCGGGGTTGTGGTCACCCTCTATATAATGAATCCCAGGCTGGCAACCATCACCGTATTCTCCCTGCCGCCGGTTATTCTCGCTACCCTCTACTTTCGGGTCAAAGCCCGTAAGGCCTACCGGCTGGTACGTTCCGGCGTGGCGAAGGTTAACGCGTATCTCTCTGAGCACATCTCCGGTATGGAGGTTGTGCAGATGTTCGGTCGGGAGCAGGCGGTAAAAGAGGCCTTTGACAAGCGTAACGACGCGCTGTACGACGCCTCCATGAAGGAGCTTTTTGTATTTGCCCCTTTCCGGGCCTCTATCGATTTCCTGACTACCATCTCGACCGGGGTCATTCTCTATTTCGGCGCCGGCATGTTTGTGGAACTGTCGGTCTCCCTGGGGGTGCTGATTGCCTTTATCAGCCTGATCAGGATGTTCTACCAGCCGGTAATGGACCTGTCGGAGAAGTTCACCATCATGCAGTCCGCCATGGCCGGAGGGGAGCGGATCTTCGGTATTCTGGACACCCATCAGGAGGTCCCCGATACCGGCAGACGGAGAATCGACAATGTCCGGGGGGAGCTCCAGTTCCGGAAGGTCAATTTTTCCTATGTCCCCGACGAACCGGTGCTGAAGGACCTTTCCTTTACGGTGAATCCGGGAGAAACTGTGGCGGTTGTCGGCTACACCGGGGCCGGAAAGACCACCATTGCCAACCTGCTGACCCGCTTCTGGGATATTCAGCAGGGAGAGATTCTGATTGACGGCTTTAACATCAGGGATCTGCTCCTGGCAGACTTACGCCGCTTTATTCAGCCGGTGCAGCAGGATGTGTTCCTTTTTTCCGGAACCATCGAAGAGAATATTACCCTGGGTGCATCAATCCCCAGGGAAGAGGTTGTCGACGCGGCGAAGATGGTGAATGCCCACGGCTTTATTGAAAAGCTGCCCCGGGGCTACGATACCATGCTGCAGGAAAGGGGCAGCAACATCTCTACCGGACAAAAGCAGCTGATCTCTTTTGCCAGGGTAATTGCCCAGAACCCCAGGGTACTGATCCTGGACGAGGCGACCTCGAATGTGGATACTGAAACAGAGCGTCTTATCCAGAGCGCCCTCAAGGTTCTGCTGAAGGGCCGTACCTCCCTGGTTATTGCCCATCGTCTTTCCACAATCAAGAACGCGGATCGCATCCTGGTCCTGAGCCATGGGCACCTGGTGGAACAGGGAAGCCACGAGGAGCTTATTGCACTCAAAGGGCTGTACTACAACCTGTACCGGCTGCAGTACAGCGGTTCCGCGGCGGTTTAGAGGCGTCGGATGCGGGTTATTCTGCTAAAAGACGGGGATCCCTTTGCTAACCTGGCGGCGGAACGGCTTCTGTTTGAAGAAGGTTCGGCTGAAGAGAGTCTCCTGCTGTATGTAAATAAACCATGTGTGGTTATCGGCCGTTCCCAGAACCCCTTTGCAGAAGCCGACCTGCGGGCCCTGCGGCAGTACGGGATGCCCCTTGTGCGGCGTTATACCGGAGGCGGAACAGTCTACCATGATCCCGGGAATCTGAATTATACTTTTATTCAAAACCGCCATGGGTATGACAAGTTTGAGAACTCCGGCCGTATCCTCAAAGCTCTTGCAGACCTGGGGATTGCTGCTGAAGTAACAGAACGGAACGACCTGGTCATTGGTAAAAGGAAATTCTCGGGCAGCGCCTACCGGCTTACAAAGGAGAAAGCCCTTCACCATGGCACTTTGCTTGTTTCTTCGGACCTTTCCCTGTTGCATTCCGCACTCAAGCCGAGCTTTCGGCGGATAGAAGGAAAAGGCGTGCTGTCTGTCAGGTCGCCGGTGATCTGTCTCAACGATATTATTCCGGGACTTACGGTGGAGCTTGTTATTGATGCCCTGGTGCGGCACTTTAACCATGGGGTATGGGAGGAGGTTCCTCCGGATGGCGAGCTCTATATACGCAGCAGGACTCAGGCCGAAAATTTCTCCGCCTGGGAGTGGGTATTCGGCCGGACGCCACACTTCTCGTTTGAGCTTTTTATCGAAGACCGGAATATGCGAGTTGATGTGGTGAACGGAAGAATCACGAAATCATCACCTCCTGGAATCGGTGAGCTTTTCGGAAAAAAAGTCGATCAGTTATGGAACCATGAGGGCCTCTCCGTCGACTAATAAACAGGTTAAATGAGCCGGGAGGTGTAATACCATGAAAAATATTCTTACAGCCTTTCTTATTGTGATTGTTTGTGCAGGAGTGGCTGCAGCCCAGGAATTGCAGGATGAGGAGATCCTTAAGAGGATGAATGTTCCTGAGGCCACGATGGAAAAGCTTCGGGAGTTGGATCGGGAAACGATGGCGCTTGTAAGAACGGCAGGCGCGGAACAGAAGTTACTCCAGGCCAGACTTGAGAGGTTGCTATTGGAGAGAGATCCGGATATGAAGCAGATCGAAGCGCTGCTTCGGGAGTCTCTGGAGCTGAAACTGAATGTTGAGTTGAAAAATATAGAACGTATCAGAGAGATGCAGAGGCTTCTCGGGGAAGAGCAGTGGATGGACTACCTGCGATACCGTAATGAGTATCGCCAGAGAACATCCAGTCGTACAGGGGAAATCCCTTCCGGCAACGAACCGGCGGAAACTCGGGAATCCCGTTCATCCCGCAATTCCGGTGAAAGTTCTAATGCGGGAAGCAGCGGTGGTTCGGGCTCATCGAGGTCCTCAGGGGCTTCAGGCCGGCGATAGTTTTCTGTGTCTGACTCTGACCTGATCAAGCGATTTGTAGACTCGGGAGACGAGGCCGCGTTTGCAGAACTCGTCTCCCGGCATCGGCGGTTTGTTCGGCGGATAATCTTTGGTGTTTTTGGCGGCTGGCCAGATGAAGCGGACGAAACGGAGCAGGAAGTTCTGATCGCCCTCGCTGAGGGGCTCGGGAAATTTTCTCACGCGGCAGAGTTCACCACGTATCTGTACCGGCTGACATGGAACAAAGGGGTGGATCATCTTCGTTCTCTTGCCAGAAGACGCAAACGTCTTGTCTATACTGTTCCGGATATTACAGATTTCTTGAGTCCCGAGCAACGCAGTATAAATGCAGAGGACCGTCATTTTTTGTATATGGTTCTCCGCCGAATGAAAGAGAAAGAGCGCAGCCTTATTATGTTGAAAGAGATCGAAGGTTTTCCGCTAAAGGATGTGGCTGAACTTATGGGGCTTCCGGAAGGAACCGCCAAGTCACGGCTGCATCGGGCCAGGAATAAAATGATAAAAACCGCTAATCGTATACTGCGCGAGCATGGAGAAAACAATGAAATGCGTAGAATGGAAGAAGATACAAGACGAGCTTGATGCAGGTCAGGGTTTTTCCGCCGCTGTCCAAGATCATCTAACAGGGTGTCCACGATGTTCCCGGAACCTTGAGGTCTATCGCCGCTTGATCAAGAGCTATGAAAAAGAAGCGGCCTCTCCTTCCTTTGACCGGAATCCTGTTTATGCCATTGCCTCCCGCCGAAAACCCGCGTTGCTTTCTGTAGCAGCAGTTTTTGTGTTTATGATTGTGGCCGGAGGTTTGCTGGCTGTGCCCCATTTTCAGGATAAAGCTTTACGTCAGGAGTATTCCCGGGAAATCTCCGAATCGCTTATCGACGGCGGTCTTTTCGAGTATGCCCAAGCAAATGATCCCGGATACGAGAGCAGCTGGTTTTAAAACAGACGTGACCTCCGCAGGCGGAGGTCAGCGTCGTCTATCACATAATCCCGCTACTGCACTACCTCCCGGGCGTTATAATGGGTGTGAAGCAGATGGTGGGAACGTTCGCTCAAGGGTTCTCCCAGGTACTCTTTGTAGATCTGGGTGATCGCCGGATTCTCATGGGACTTCCGCATAGCCTTGCCTTCGTCCTCCTTGTAGATCGCCTCGATTCTTTTCTGCCTGACCGAGTCGTCGGTAAAGCGGGGTTGACCGCCGCCGCCGATACAGCCGCCGGGACAGGTCATGATCTCCACAAAGTGGTAGTCTCCCTTTCCGGCCTGGATGAGGTCCAGAAGTTTTCCTGCATTCCCAAGGCCGTGGGCAACGGCAACCCGGACCTCGACCTCTTCAAGAAAATCGTATTCCGGCTTGACGTTTTCCAGTACCAGTGAGGCCTCCTTTATGCCTTCAAGACCCGCCAGCGGTGTCACGTGCAGGTTCTCTCCCGGCAGGGGACGTCCGGTAACCAGCTCGTAAACAGTCCGCAGGGCCGCTTCCATGACACCCCCGGTGTTGGCAAAGATGTCCGCGGCTCCGGTGGAGAGCCCCAGGGGAGCATCCATCTGTCCGTCGGGAAGTTCGGTAAAAGCGATCCCGGCGCCTTTAATCATTCTGGCAAGTTCCCGGGTGGTCAGTACATAGTCGACATCCTGCACCCCGGATGACCGCATCTCCGGCCGCAGGGCTTCAAATTTTTTGGCGGTGCAGGGCATTACAGAGACCACGGTAATCTCATCGGCGCTTTTCCCGATTTTCTCGGCGTAGTAGGTCTTGGCAATGGCGCCGAACATCTGCTGCGGAGATTTGCAGGATGAGATGTTGGGGATCATCTCGGGGTAGTAATACTCCAGGTACTTTATCCAGCCGGGAGAACAGGAAGAAAACTGGGGCAGAGCGATTTTTTCCTGGTTCTTTAATAATTTGGTCAAACGCATTAAGAGCTCGCTTCCTTCTTCCATGATTGTAAGGTCAGCGGCGAAGTTGGTGTCGAATACCGCGTCAAATCCCATGGCCCGGAGGGCGCTCACCATTTTACCTGTTACAAGGGTTCCGGGTTCAAGGCCGAACTCTTCTCCCAGAGCCGCCCGGATTGCCGGAGCGGTCTGCACTACCACATGCTGCGCGGGATCGTCCAGGGCTGTCCAGACCGCGTCTATATGGTTGTGTTCGGTAATGGCCCCCACCGGGCAGACCGCGGCGCACTGTCCGCACTGCACGCAGGCGACGCTGTCCAGGGGACGGCTGAAGGCCGGACCAATAAGCGTGGCAAAGCCCCGGTATTGAGGAAACAGGGCTCCCACTGCCTGAACCTCGTTACAGACGGTAACGCAGCGCCGGCACTTTATACATTTCCCGGCGTCCCTATCCAGGGCAGGGGTGGAATCGTCGATGGCGGGCTCCAGCCGTTGGCCGGTAAACCGTTCCTGCTCAATCCCCAGCTCCAGCGCGAGGGCCTTGAGCTCACAATTCTCGCCGCGGTCGCAGTATTTACAGTCACCGTTGTGTTCGCTCAGGAGAAGTTCTACCACCATGCGGCGGGCTTCCCGTACCCGGCGGCTGTTGGTTTGTATCTTCATTCCGTCCTGTACCGGGGTGGCGCAGGACGGCATAAGGGTCTTTGCTCCTTCAATCTCCACAATACAGACCCTGCAGGCTCCCAGGGGGGACTTTCCTTCCAGAAAACAGAGGCTTGGAATGTTGATTCCGATTTTCCGTGCTGCCTCGAGAACTGTCATGTTTCTGCTGACGCTGACCGGGATTGAGTTAATGGTGATGTTATACACGGGCTGCCTCCTTTTCTTCTGTTTGCTGGCGTACGGGGGTTTTACCATAATCGCAGCGCAGACAGCGGCCGCACTGACGCATGGCGGACGCTTCTGTCCAGCAGAGTTCGACCTCGTCAAAGTTTGATCTTCTCCGTTCCACATCTATTGTAGGCAGTTTCTCCCTGGGGTAGGGT is from Marispirochaeta sp. and encodes:
- a CDS encoding ATP-binding protein, translated to MDIPGPTHQTEQNTPASGTAEDQNPLPGIAFELEISTSTGAEVTNIGPLPVLIARMHQEPDAALRSLLGEHWNQLIRLAGETQATGIPRAMDIPLKMIGTAEENPRWFMLSTSPDLSNPGGPKVHGLLLDIHHDHTAAEDLVRAKEEAEKANRTKSEFLANISHELRTPLNGIIGMTDLLIETEMTSEQAEFAHTVRISSDSLLAIINDILDLSRIEAGKLISIDKSPINLYTLVRSVCETLLPAAESAGLQLLLYFDPDLPLEYRADNDRLKQILYNLVGNAVKFTPDGYILVKVEAECSARIPYGIRFSVIDTGIGIPEDKHDLIFEKFSQVDASTTRRYGGAGLGLPISRSLIEVMGGSLGVQSREGEGSNFSFSIPMEREPESPVFRNLIDMEKATVGVLCKSRHAAEVYCSYVRGWNGTPVILNQNRPDPGSWPVLLTDLPAVELATLRNDLVQAGMIAVIADIRSNLEYGHLDLDNMLITKPPFDLERITEWLAGQRKPQTRSSFRETANNAEIRRILIAEDNQINQDVLSRIFQRLGCTVTIASDGDQAHRIWSANSFDAIFMDCQMPGVDGLEATIRIRSEEPADRHVPIIALTGHAMPGDRERFLSVGMDDYLSKPVTAVELKEALERWTQEA
- a CDS encoding 3-phosphoglycerate dehydrogenase family protein; this encodes MYKILTLNKISAKGLDLFSRDEYEVASEIGHPDAIIVRSQDMHSLAIPDTVKAIARAGAGTNNIPVKVCSERGIAVFNTPGANANSVKELTLTGMFLASRKIFRGMQWVKSLAGKGDEIPALIEKGKKEFTGNEIRGKKLGVIGLGAIGVDVANDAERLGMIVSGYDPFISVEAAWGLSPSIKKAETLEALVSESDYITIHIPLNNQTRGILNTERFARMKKGVKILNFSRGGLVNNADMLEAIQAGIVDRYVTDFPDDSLLQVENVIPIPHLGASTPEAEENCAVMASRQLITFLETGNITNSVNFPDCSMPLTTDTRIIIANKNIPNMVGQITTILAEESMNISEMINRHKDGYAYNIIDVEAAGTDTLLTKLKGIEGVVMARIIDKR
- a CDS encoding redox-sensing transcriptional repressor Rex → MRQTPPLPSLERLCAIYGLLDNLTEKQQSRVSSRELGRAIGQTAETVRKDIAHMKAEIMSNGGYDPAKLKQAIAGYLSLEEPRRACIVGLGRLGQAILQYPGFIAAGIEICAGFDRDTNKLELLSFPVPLLPSYRIAEYVAAQRIDLGIITVPPDQAQIVADRLTDGGVRGIVNFTVPVSVPETVTLRHVSVLDELRILAALTKGAGNNKQE
- a CDS encoding ABC transporter ATP-binding protein: MLKEFRTLFPYYKTYAGRYAMGFLFLFITDAGQLYLPQLIRLVIDHISAGAVDLPWVGMMVLAMIGVAFLVALGRFGWRYYIHGASRKIEKRLRSRLFGHLLTLSPSFYGRSSTGDLMARATGDMHHVRMASGMGFVALFDGLFMTLFIITIIVIQFPQLALIVLAPFPLITLQVLGMGRFLGRLFKAVQEGYAALSSHVQEALSGILVLKAFVREDSNLKVFSGRNEDYKRRNLALVRLWGFAFPMISFLGGVVTLLLLRFGGMSVLEGGMSAGDFVAAMSYLGMLIWPMLGMGFTVNMLERGGAALARINAVLREEPEIRSPVNGLCCPREGAIEVRNLSFTYPGSAVPSLRDVSFTVEAGQTLGILGRTGAGKSTLIRLLPRLLDTPPGTVFIAGRDVRDYELSSLRSAFGVVPQETFLFSAVLSDNIAFGIDDAPREAIEAAAEASTISRDVRLFPKGYETEVGERGITLSGGQKQRIAISRALITQPEILIFDDALAAVDTSTEESILDGFIELRKGKTNILISHRVSTLKFADYIVVLDEGAIVQSGTHEELIGQEGFYAEIANLQRLEEEESA
- a CDS encoding ABC transporter ATP-binding protein, whose translation is MSGESEHMKSFDWKIVRRLAGYLRPYKVLALIAVIALMAATVAELAGPVILQRTIDRHIMGYYLRYSPQNDTGLEGVGIKALLDNPAVVPGEDGVFYLPQDVASSISGQEKHRLLEAEALEERGWFLVQPDNYSAGEWSRVQALLDPRHGEVLREGEAYAFGRDLLDSFETGERRLLRRSDRLGIAHNAWIYLALLAGNLVFTFLQIYIMAALGQNVMRDLRLSLLGHLLRQALAYLQRTPVGSLVSRLTSDVDTINELFATVAISFIKNFSLMIGVVVTLYIMNPRLATITVFSLPPVILATLYFRVKARKAYRLVRSGVAKVNAYLSEHISGMEVVQMFGREQAVKEAFDKRNDALYDASMKELFVFAPFRASIDFLTTISTGVILYFGAGMFVELSVSLGVLIAFISLIRMFYQPVMDLSEKFTIMQSAMAGGERIFGILDTHQEVPDTGRRRIDNVRGELQFRKVNFSYVPDEPVLKDLSFTVNPGETVAVVGYTGAGKTTIANLLTRFWDIQQGEILIDGFNIRDLLLADLRRFIQPVQQDVFLFSGTIEENITLGASIPREEVVDAAKMVNAHGFIEKLPRGYDTMLQERGSNISTGQKQLISFARVIAQNPRVLILDEATSNVDTETERLIQSALKVLLKGRTSLVIAHRLSTIKNADRILVLSHGHLVEQGSHEELIALKGLYYNLYRLQYSGSAAV
- a CDS encoding lipoate--protein ligase, whose amino-acid sequence is MRVILLKDGDPFANLAAERLLFEEGSAEESLLLYVNKPCVVIGRSQNPFAEADLRALRQYGMPLVRRYTGGGTVYHDPGNLNYTFIQNRHGYDKFENSGRILKALADLGIAAEVTERNDLVIGKRKFSGSAYRLTKEKALHHGTLLVSSDLSLLHSALKPSFRRIEGKGVLSVRSPVICLNDIIPGLTVELVIDALVRHFNHGVWEEVPPDGELYIRSRTQAENFSAWEWVFGRTPHFSFELFIEDRNMRVDVVNGRITKSSPPGIGELFGKKVDQLWNHEGLSVD
- a CDS encoding sigma-70 family RNA polymerase sigma factor; the protein is MSDSDLIKRFVDSGDEAAFAELVSRHRRFVRRIIFGVFGGWPDEADETEQEVLIALAEGLGKFSHAAEFTTYLYRLTWNKGVDHLRSLARRRKRLVYTVPDITDFLSPEQRSINAEDRHFLYMVLRRMKEKERSLIMLKEIEGFPLKDVAELMGLPEGTAKSRLHRARNKMIKTANRILREHGENNEMRRMEEDTRRA